From the Mycobacterium sp. DL592 genome, the window AGTGGGCCGGAAACGAGGTGCTCGGCGAGGATCCCGACGTGGTGATCGCCTCGGCCGGCGACGTCCCGACCCTGGAGGCCCTGGCCGCCGTCGACCTGCTGCGCCGGCACCTGCCGGAGCTGAAGGTGCGTTTCGTCAACGTGGTGGACCTGATGCGCCTGCAGGACGAGACCGAACACCCGCACGGGTTGTCCAATCACGAGTTCGACATGATCTTCACCACCGACAAACCCGTCATCTTCGCCTACCACGGCTATCCGTGGCTGATTCATCGGCTGACCTACCGCCGTAGCAACGACAGCCGCATCCACGTCCGGGGGTACAAAGAAGAGGGCACCACGACGACCCCGTTCGACATGGTGATGCTCAACGATCTCGACCGCTACCACCTCGTCATCGACGTCATCGACCGCGTGCCGTTCCTGCAGTCCCGGTGTGCCACACTGCGCCAGCAGATGGTCGACAAACGGCTCGCGGCCCGCGAATACACCCGCGAGTACGGCGACGACCTGCCCGAGGTGCGCGATTGGGTGTGGCCGGACGCCCGTGAAGCCCGAGTGGCCTCCGCTGTCGATGCCACGGCGGCGACCGGCGGCGACAACGAATAACGCAGCTCGGGTGGGGCGGTCTTGCGCGCGCGTAGAATAAGCAGCAAATGTCCGACGCCAGCGCGGTCGCCGCGCCTCACCCGCATGCCCTACAACTGGCCGCGCTTCACCATGCGCGCGTCTACGTCGACGTCGGCATCGTCGTGGTGGTTCTGGCGCTGACCAACCTGATCGCCCACTTCACCACGCCATGGGCGAATATCGCGGTGGTGCCTGCGGCCGCGGTCGGCTTGGTCGTCTTGGTGCGCTCGCGTGGGCTGGGCTGGGCTGAACTGGGCCTCGGCCGTGAGCACTGGAAGTCCGGCGCACTGTATGCCGCCGGGGCGGTCCTGCTGGTCCTGACCGTGATCGCCGTGGGCGCGCTGCTGCCGTGGACCCGCCCGATGTTCCTCAACAACCACTACGCGACCATCTCGGGTGCGCTGCTGGCCTCGATGATCATCATTCCGCTGCAAACCGTCATCCCCGAGGAGCTCGCCTTCCGCGGCGTCCTGCACGGCGCGCTGGACCGGGCGTGGGGATTTCGCGGGGTCGCCGCAGCCGGGTCGCTGCTGTTCGGTATGTGGCACATCGCCACCTCCCTTGGTCTGACGAGTAGCAACGTCGGCTTCACCCGCATCTTCGGCGGCGGCATGTTCGGCATGGTCGCCGGTGTCGCGATGGCCGTCGTGGCGACCGGGGCAGCCGGGTTCGTCTTCACCTGGCTGCGCCGCCGCAGTGGCAGCCTGATCGCACCCATCGCGCTGCACTGGGCGCTCAACGGCCTCGGCGCGCTGGCGGCTGCCCTGGTGTGGCACCTGTCGACCTGAGGCCCGTCCTCACCCGGAGCGGCTGCGGCGCGCGCGGAACTCCCGGTTCTTGAGTTTGTTTCCGCAGGTCGCCATATCGCACCACGTACCACCATGGTTACGGGAACGGTCGTAGAAGGCCCAGCGGCAGGCCTCGTTACCGCAGGCCTTGAGATGAGCCCAGGTGCCGTCGCGTTGCGCCTGGGCGACGACCAGCAGCAGCGCCAGCAGCCGTCCGGCGACCGAGTCGTCGTCGACGCCGAGCCGAACGGCCCCGTCTGCGTCCAATTGCACCCGCGCGGTGGCAGACTCGGTGATGTGCCGCAGGGGGAGCAATTGGGTGGCGCTGGGTACGGAGCCGCCGGCGTTGTGGACGAGCATGGCGCGCAACGCCTCCCGCACCTCCCGGATGGTCCGCAGTTCCTCGGGGGTGGCCGCGTGCCCGTCGGCCAGCAGGTGATGCGCTCTGAGCCACGGCTCGGCGTCGGCGGCCAGCGCCAACCGGTCGGCACCCGATTCCCGGTCAACGGTGTTGACCAACTCCTGAACCCGGGTGAGTGGTTCGGGTGCGGGTTTGGCCTCGGCGTCGCCGAGCCACACGACGGGAGCCTGCGGCATGACACCCAGCATAGAGCACATGACCGGCAAATCAACTTGACTGGTCACTCATGACCGGTGTAGCGTTTTTGTTAGTCATTTCAGAATCGGGACGACGAGGTCCCGGAGCAAGGGAAGAGCCCATGGGGCAGAACAATTTCCACTCAGACATCGAACTATCCGGGGCGCCCGACGTTCCGCCCGTACCGAGCGGTGCGCCCCTCAAGTCAAGGCTGTACGCCCGCTTCCTGACCGGCCGGCTCGACCGCGACGTCGACGCGGGCCTGCTGCCGGAGCCGGGCAGTGCGCTGGCCCTGCACATGTCCAGGCTGGTCTCGATCGAGGAGCGTGAGTGTCTCGCGCGGGCGCTGCGCGGTGCGCTCAACGAGCCGGCCCACGCGCGCCCCGGTGTGCTGTTGCGTGTCCCCGTACATCCGGACCGTGTCGCGGCGTGCCACTCGGTGATCGACGACATCACCCTGTTGCTGCACTCCCCCCGGCCGGTGCGCGCCCGCGGCATGGCCCGGCTGCGGATGCTGCTCTCCGACGGCCGGGGTCCGCTGTATCGCAACGGCAGCGGCAGCCTGGCCGCCGAACTGCGCGGTGTGCTCGCCGCGCTCTAGTCAGGCCAGCAGTACCGCTGCCCCGGCGATGCGCCCCTCGGCCAGATCGGTCAGTGCACGATCCGCTTGTGCCAGTGGGTATTCCGGACTCGTCACCTCGATACGGTGGCGCTGGGCGAACGCGAGAAAATCGCGGGCGTCCTGGCGAGTGTTGGAGGTCACCGAGCGAACCTGGCGCTCCTGGAACAGGTGCCGCTGATAGTTCAGCGGCGGGATGTCGCTGAGGTGGATCCCGGCGATCGCCAGCGTTCCGCCCCGGTCCAGCGCCTCGAGTGCCGGCAGCACGAGGTCACCCACCGGGGCGAAGAGGATCGCGGCGTCCAGCTTCACCGGCGGCGGGTCGGCGGCTCCCTGCGCGGAGGCGACGCCGAGGGCCAACGCCAACTCCCGGGCCTGGGCACCCCTGGTCATCACATGGACCTCGGCCCCCTGCGCCAGCGCGACCTGCGCGGTGATGTGGGCACTGCCGCCGAACCCGTAGAGCCCCAGACGCCCACCGGCCGGAAGCTGGGCACGCATCAGCGAGCGGTAGCCGATGATCCCCGCGCACAGCAGGGGCGCCAGTTCGCTGTCGGTATAGCCGTCCGGCAGATGATGGGCGAAAGCGGCTGGCACCGTGGCGAATTCGGCATAGCCGCCGTCGGCATCCCAGCCGGTGTAGCGGGACTCCGGGCACAGGTTCTCGTCACCGCGGCGGCAGTACGGGCACACCCCGCAGGTGTGGCGCAGCCAGGCGATGCCGACCCGGTCCCCCACCGCGAACCCGTCACCGGCGCCAGGGCCGGCCGCGACGACCTCACCGACCACCTCGTGGCCGGGTGTCACCCCGGCCCGGTGAACGGCCAGGTCGCCCTCACTGACGTGCAGATCGGTGCGACACACCCCGCAGGCGCGCACCGCGACCAGCAGCTCGCCCGGTCCCGGCTCCGGGACGGCCGCCGCTGTGTCGAGTTCCAGCGGCCCGGTGCGCATCGGCCCCGGGTGGCGCACCCGCCAGGCGCGCATGGTGGTCGGTTCGGTCGCCATCCACCCATCGTGCAACGCCCGGCCAGCCGGCGACAGCCGGACTCCGATCAAGGGACCAATGGCCCACGATCGGGGCCTTTCGATGACTGTGCCGCCACGGTTTTCGATGTGACGGTGAAGGGGACGAGGTGACTGTCCGGCGAGGAGCGAGCATGCTGAGAGAACTGCCTGACAAAGCAACTGTCGAAGCCGCGCTGGCGCTGGCGGTCCGCGCACCGTCGGTCCACAACTCGCAGCCCTGGCGGTGGCGGATCGGCGAGGAAAGCGTGCATCTCTATGCCGATCCGACCCGGCATCTGCCACACATCGACCCGGCCCGCCGCGACCTCATGCTCAGTTGTGGCGTTGCGCTGCAACACTTCACTGTTGCACTGGCCGCTCTGGGCTGGGCCACCGAAGTGCAGCGCTTCCCCAACCCGGCCGACCCCGACCACCTGGCGAGCATCGCAATTCTCGGCGCGGCCGCCAACGACCAGGACATCGCTCTTGCCGCCGCGATACCGCGCCGCCGCACCGACCGGCGGTGGTTCTCGTCATGGCCGGTGCCCGGCGGCGACATCGCGTTGATGGCGGCGCGGGCGGCCCGGGCAGGAGTGTCGCTGCGCCGGGTCGAGGACGAGGGTGAGCTGGCGGCGCTGGTGACACGGGCGGTGCGCTTGCACATCAGCGATCCTGGGTACCTGGCGGAGCTGTCGATGTGGAGCGGCAGGCACGGCACGGTCGCGGGGGTGCCGGCCCGCAACACGCCACCGTCGGAGAAGCAGGGCCGGTTTCCCGCGCGGGTATTCGCCAATCCGGCCCTCGAACAACCCGGTGACGTCGAGCCCCGCGACGACGCCGGCGTGGTGCTGGTGCTGGCGACCGCAACCGACGACGTGCTGGCGTGGCTGCATGCCGGGGAGGCCACCGGTTCGGTCGTGCTCACCGCGACCGCACTGGGCCTGGCCAGCTGCCCGCTGACCGAGCCGCTGGAAATCGAGCAGACACGCGACGAGTTGCGGGCCCGACTGCTCGACGGCGACGGCTTTCCGCAGATGCTGCTGCGCGTCGGCTGGGCGGGACTCAATGCCGACCCGCTGCCGGCCACGCCGCGGCGTCCACTCACCGACGTGGCGGCCAACCTCGACGGCTCGCCGCTGCAGACGGTGACGTAGCTGCGGCTACTTGCGGACCTTGCCCAGGATCCACAACAGAATCACCGAGCCGAGAACGGCGGTGAACAGCGTGAACCACCAGCCGCCTGCGGCGGTGTTCAGGAAGAAGCTCAGCAGGAAGCCGCCGATGAGGGCGCCGACCACGCCGATGACGATGTTGAGCAGGATTCCTGAACCGCCGCCCTTGACGAGCTTGCCCGCGATCCAGCCGGCGATCGCGCCGATGATGATGTAGCCGATCCAGCCGACGCTGGTCAGCGTGGTCGAACGCGCGAGGAATTCGGTGGTCGCCATCGTGTCCATGAGGGTCTCCCTGTGATCGACGGCCGGCGTGGCTGCCGCGCCGCTATCCCACTGGTATACCGCTACCGGGTAACGATTAGCGCGTCGAAACGGCCACGATGGCGGTTCAGCCCGCGGGCATCATTTCGGGGACCGGAGTCTCCACCGGGATCGGAATACCCACGCGGTTGCCGGGCGTCGGCGGCGCGGGCGCCGGGGCATTCGGGTCCGGCGCAGGCGGTGGCGGCGGGGAGTACGGCTTGATCGACTCGGCGAGCGCCTTGGCCGCTGCCGGGTCGATCGGATCCTTCGCGGTGCCCAGCCAGACGACGAACCAGCGCTGGTTGCGTTCGGTGCGGGGCGCGTTCGGGTTTGCCGAGCCGACCACACCGGCCCAGATCTGCCCGTTGGGCTTGGTGGTGTCGGTGAACTTAACCTCGTAGGAGGAGAAGTATCCGGGCATGTCACCGGCCTGAAGTGCGCCGGTCTGCTGATTGATCCGCACGCCGGGGAACGGCATGAAGAACTCGCCCATATCGGAGGCCAGGCGCACGGCCGCCTTGCTGTTGTCCTGCTCGGCACCGGCGAACAACTTCAGGTCCAGCCGGCCCAGCAGGATGCTGGTGTCGTTGGCGGTCGGCGCGGGCTGGCCGTTCTGCGACGGACCGGTCTCCTTGCTCAGCAGTGCCTGGCCGTAGTTCAGCCGCGACGCGTCCGAGACCACCCAGCCTGCCGGCAACAGGTAGCTGAACCCGCCGGTGGCGTTGTTGACCCGGCCCGGCTCCGGCGGCGGCGCGGGTGCCGCGCTCGGCTCGGCGGGCGGGGCGTTGGGATCGGCCGGCGGCGGCGGCGCGTTCGGGTCCAGTGGAGCGGGCGCGGGAGAAACGGTGCCGGCGGGCGGCGCGTTCGGATCGGCCGGCGGGGCCGGGACCTGGCTCGCCGGTGGCGCGGCCGTCGTCGACGGCGTGGGCGTCGCGGGATCGGCGGCTGCCGTAGTCGACGGAAGGGCGATGGTGACAGCACTGGCCGCGGTCACGGCGGTGACCGCGAGCGCCGTCCACAGGCCCGTGCGTCGTGATGTCGGGTCCGGCTCACTCATGGCGTCGAACCTACCGTGTTACAGCCGTGACGCAAGTAAGGCCTGGTCACGATGTGGTGTGTGGCGGCGCCGCGACACACCCACGAATTCAGCTGACATCGCAGCTCAGGGGCCGGTACCGCCGGTCCGGCCGGTGGTGAACTCCGCGTCGGGTTCCCAGTCAGTGCACAGCCGGCCTGGCCGCGCCGTGCACGGCGACCTCCTGAGCCTTGACGGTGAACCACATCGCATCCCCGGGGCTCAATCGCAGTTCGGCAGCCGCCTCGGCGGTGATATCGGCCGCCAGTCCCGGTGCGCCGTCGCGCTGGGCGGCGGCGCGCACGCGGACCGTCGCACCGGTGGTGTCCAACTCGGCGATCGTCACCGCGACGCAGTTCCGTGGACTGCCATGCGGTGGGTCCCGGTACACCGCCACGGCAGCCGGGGCGAACACAGCGACAACCTGCTCCCCCGGCGCCAGCGTTTCGGCCGGCGTGCCGTGCCACACGACGCCGTCGGCACCTCTGATCGCGCCCGGACCGTCCAGCACACCGCGAATCACGTTGACACCGGCGATACGGGCCCCGAATCGGCTGCGGGGCGCCGCCAGGACGTCGGCCACCGCGCCGATCTCGGCCACCCCACCGTCCTCGAGCACCATCACCCGGTCGGCCAGGGTCAGAACGTCGAGCAGGTCGTGCGTGATCAGGACCGTCGCCCGCCCATCGGCCGCGGCCACCCGGCGCAAGACGGCCCGCACCGAGGCGGCCACCGACACGTCGAGACCGGTCAGCGGCTCGTCGAGCAGCAGCACATCGGGTTCGGCGGCCAGTGCCCGCGCGATCGCCACCCGCTGAGCCTGACCGCCCGACAGCTGCGACGGTTTCCGCCCCGCCAACTCGGCCACCCCGACCTCGGCCAGCCAACGCGCCGCGCTCTCCCGGGCCCGGATGCGGCCCAGACCCCGTCCGCGCGGCGCGAACTCCACATTGGCCTGCACGCTCAGGTGCGGAAACAGCAGCGGATCCTGCAGCAACAGCCCCACCCGGCGGTCGTGGGTGGGCACCTGGACACCGGCGGCGATATCGGTCAGCACCCGGTCCCCGACCGCAACGAGGCCGGCGTCCGGAACCAGCAGGCCGGCGATCACATGCAGCACCGTGGACTTCCCCGCACCGTTGGGCCCGAGCACCGCCAGCACTTCACCGGCGGCCACCGCGAACTCCACGTCCACACCGCGCGCGCCGACCGTGGCCGCCAACCGCAACCCCGCCATCAGCCGCCGCTCACCGGAGCATTCCACCCGGCCAGCCGCCGCGCCCCCAGCCCGAGCACCACGACCGCGGCGACGGCAACCAGGAGTATCGACAGCGCCACCGCGGCGTCGGGGTCGCTTTCCCGCTGCAGGTAGATCTCCAGCGGCAGGGTGCGGGTCACGCCCTGCCGCGACCCCGCGAACGTCAGCGTGGCGCCGAACTCCCCAAGCGCCCGGGCGAAGGCCAGCACCGCGCCGGAGATCAGGCCGGGGGCCAGCAGCGGCAGTGTCACCCGCCACCACACCGTGGCCGGGCGGGCGCCGAGGGTGGCGGCCACCACGTCGTAGTCCGGCCCCGCGGTGCGTGCCGCGCCCTCGAGCGCGATGACCAGAAACGGCAACGACACGAACGTCTGCGCCAGCACGACCGCCGTCGTGGTGAACGCGATCCGAATCCCAGCCGCCTCCAGGTAGTGCCCCAGCAGGCCCAGCCGCCCGAAGGCATAGAGCAGGGCGATACCGCCGACGACCGGCGGCAACACCAGCGGCAGCAGGATCAGCGGCCGCAGCGCGCTTATCAACCGGCCGCTGCTTCGGGCCAGCACCATCGCCATCGGCACGCCCAGCAGCAGGCACAGCGCGGTGCTGGCGGTCGCCGTTCGCAGGCTGAGCAGCAGCGCCTCGCGCGAGGACGTACTGGTGATCAGCGTCCAGAACCGAGACCAGTCGACGCGCAATGCCATCGCGACCAGTGGCAGAACCACGAACGCCGCACCCAGAGCGGCGGGCACATAGACCCAGCGCGGCAGCGCGGTACCCTGGCCCGACACCCCGAACCGCCTCATCCGTCACACCCTAGGGCGCACAACCGTGTCGTGTCGCAGGCGTATTAGCACCTTTAGCTACTGTCCAGTAACATTCTTCAGCGAACCGACGCCGCCCCACGCTGGGCCGGCGTTGCGCACGAGGAGGTCAATGGCGATGGACGTGCTGGTTACTGGCGGAGACACCGAACTGGGACGCGTCGTGGCGGAAGGCTTCCGCGACGCCGGCCACAAGGTCGTCATCAGCGGCGCCCGCCGCGACGACCTGGAGGTCGCCGCCAAGGAACTCGATGTCGACGCGGTCGTTTGCGATACGACGGATCCGTCGTCGCTGGCCGAGGTCCGCACGCAGTTCCCCCACCACCTCGACACCATCGTGCACGTCCCCGCACCACGGTGGATCGGTGGTGACCCGCGCACCTACACGATGGCCGACACCGCCAGCGCATGGCGCTCGACGCTGGACGCCACCGTGCTGTCCGCGGTGCTGCTCGTCCAGAACATCGGCGACCACCTGCGTTCGGGCGGTGCCATCGTCACCGTCGTGCCCGACAATCCGCGCGACGGCAGCGCCGAGGCCGCGGTCAAGGGAGCGCTGTCGAACTGGACGGCCGGGCAGGCCGACTACTTCGGTACCCGCGGCATCACCATCAACACCGTGGCGACCGGCCGCAGCGCCGAGCCGACCTACGACGGGCTGAGCTCCACCCCGCCGTCGGTGTCGGCCGAAATCGCCCGGCTCGCACTGTTTTTGACCAGTCCGTCGGCCCGGCACATCACCGGTCAGACGTTGCATGTCGGCCGCGGGGCGCTGGCCAACTTCGGCTGATTCACCTGCCGTTCGCCGACGACGATTACTGTCGGCAGGGTGACGATTCGACTTGGTTTCCAGATCCCGAACTTCTCGTACGGCACCGGCGTCGCCGAACTGTTCCCGACGGTGATCGCCCAGGCGCAGGAGGCCGAGGCCGCCGGCTTCGACTCGGTCTTCGTGATGGACCACTTCTATCAGCTGCCCATGCTCGGTTCGCCCGATCAACCGATGTTGGAGGCCTACACGGCACTAGGTGCCCTGGCCACCGCCACCGAGCGAGTCCAGCTGGGCACCCTGGTCACCGGCAACACGTACCGCAACCCGACGCTGCTGGCCAAGACCATCACCACGCTGGACGTCATCAGCCAGGGACGGGCCATCCTCGGCATCGGCACCGGCTGGTTCGAGCTCGAGCACGACCAGCTCGGCTACGAGTTCGGCACGTTCACCGACCGGTTCAACAAGCTCGAAGAAGCGCTGTCGATCATCGTGCCGATGACCGAAGGCCAGCGCCCGACCGTCGAAGGCAAGTACTACCGCGCCAAGGACGCGCTGGCCAATCCCCGCTTCCGCGACCACATTCCGCTGATGATCGGTGGCAGTGGCGAGAAAAAGACGTTCAGCCTGGCCGCCCGCCACTTCGACCACCTCAACATCATCGCGGGCTTTCCCGAGCTGCCCGGCAAGGTCTCGGTGCTGGCCCAGCGCTGCGAAGAGGTCGACCGCGACCCGGCGACGCTGGAAACCAGCGTGCTGGTCAGCGTGGTGGCCGGCGACAACCTCAGCGACGACATCGTGCCCGCCGAGATGAAGGGCCGGATGGTCGTCGGTACCCCGGAGCACGTCGCCGAGCAGATCAAGACCAACGTGATCGACGTCGGAATCGACGGCGTCATCATCAACATGCCCGGCTACGTCCCCGGCGCGATCACCAAAGTCGGCGAGGCACTGCGCCCGGTTGTGGGTTACTGACCGCCCGGGTGGCTGATGTCACCAAGGCCGTTCGAGGACCGGCGCGAAGTCTGAGCGCAGGACGACTACCGTAGACGGTGTCCTGTGCATGTCGTTGAGGAGCAAGTAA encodes:
- a CDS encoding CPBP family intramembrane glutamic endopeptidase, producing MSDASAVAAPHPHALQLAALHHARVYVDVGIVVVVLALTNLIAHFTTPWANIAVVPAAAVGLVVLVRSRGLGWAELGLGREHWKSGALYAAGAVLLVLTVIAVGALLPWTRPMFLNNHYATISGALLASMIIIPLQTVIPEELAFRGVLHGALDRAWGFRGVAAAGSLLFGMWHIATSLGLTSSNVGFTRIFGGGMFGMVAGVAMAVVATGAAGFVFTWLRRRSGSLIAPIALHWALNGLGALAAALVWHLST
- a CDS encoding CGNR zinc finger domain-containing protein, yielding MPQAPVVWLGDAEAKPAPEPLTRVQELVNTVDRESGADRLALAADAEPWLRAHHLLADGHAATPEELRTIREVREALRAMLVHNAGGSVPSATQLLPLRHITESATARVQLDADGAVRLGVDDDSVAGRLLALLLVVAQAQRDGTWAHLKACGNEACRWAFYDRSRNHGGTWCDMATCGNKLKNREFRARRSRSG
- a CDS encoding zinc-binding alcohol dehydrogenase family protein, with the translated sequence MATEPTTMRAWRVRHPGPMRTGPLELDTAAAVPEPGPGELLVAVRACGVCRTDLHVSEGDLAVHRAGVTPGHEVVGEVVAAGPGAGDGFAVGDRVGIAWLRHTCGVCPYCRRGDENLCPESRYTGWDADGGYAEFATVPAAFAHHLPDGYTDSELAPLLCAGIIGYRSLMRAQLPAGGRLGLYGFGGSAHITAQVALAQGAEVHVMTRGAQARELALALGVASAQGAADPPPVKLDAAILFAPVGDLVLPALEALDRGGTLAIAGIHLSDIPPLNYQRHLFQERQVRSVTSNTRQDARDFLAFAQRHRIEVTSPEYPLAQADRALTDLAEGRIAGAAVLLA
- a CDS encoding nitroreductase family protein — translated: MLRELPDKATVEAALALAVRAPSVHNSQPWRWRIGEESVHLYADPTRHLPHIDPARRDLMLSCGVALQHFTVALAALGWATEVQRFPNPADPDHLASIAILGAAANDQDIALAAAIPRRRTDRRWFSSWPVPGGDIALMAARAARAGVSLRRVEDEGELAALVTRAVRLHISDPGYLAELSMWSGRHGTVAGVPARNTPPSEKQGRFPARVFANPALEQPGDVEPRDDAGVVLVLATATDDVLAWLHAGEATGSVVLTATALGLASCPLTEPLEIEQTRDELRARLLDGDGFPQMLLRVGWAGLNADPLPATPRRPLTDVAANLDGSPLQTVT
- a CDS encoding GlsB/YeaQ/YmgE family stress response membrane protein; translation: MDTMATTEFLARSTTLTSVGWIGYIIIGAIAGWIAGKLVKGGGSGILLNIVIGVVGALIGGFLLSFFLNTAAGGWWFTLFTAVLGSVILLWILGKVRK
- a CDS encoding APA family fibronectin-binding glycoprotein, which produces MSEPDPTSRRTGLWTALAVTAVTAASAVTIALPSTTAAADPATPTPSTTAAPPASQVPAPPADPNAPPAGTVSPAPAPLDPNAPPPPADPNAPPAEPSAAPAPPPEPGRVNNATGGFSYLLPAGWVVSDASRLNYGQALLSKETGPSQNGQPAPTANDTSILLGRLDLKLFAGAEQDNSKAAVRLASDMGEFFMPFPGVRINQQTGALQAGDMPGYFSSYEVKFTDTTKPNGQIWAGVVGSANPNAPRTERNQRWFVVWLGTAKDPIDPAAAKALAESIKPYSPPPPPAPDPNAPAPAPPTPGNRVGIPIPVETPVPEMMPAG
- a CDS encoding sulfate/molybdate ABC transporter ATP-binding protein, with the protein product MAGLRLAATVGARGVDVEFAVAAGEVLAVLGPNGAGKSTVLHVIAGLLVPDAGLVAVGDRVLTDIAAGVQVPTHDRRVGLLLQDPLLFPHLSVQANVEFAPRGRGLGRIRARESAARWLAEVGVAELAGRKPSQLSGGQAQRVAIARALAAEPDVLLLDEPLTGLDVSVAASVRAVLRRVAAADGRATVLITHDLLDVLTLADRVMVLEDGGVAEIGAVADVLAAPRSRFGARIAGVNVIRGVLDGPGAIRGADGVVWHGTPAETLAPGEQVVAVFAPAAVAVYRDPPHGSPRNCVAVTIAELDTTGATVRVRAAAQRDGAPGLAADITAEAAAELRLSPGDAMWFTVKAQEVAVHGAARPAVH
- a CDS encoding ABC transporter permease; this encodes MRRFGVSGQGTALPRWVYVPAALGAAFVVLPLVAMALRVDWSRFWTLITSTSSREALLLSLRTATASTALCLLLGVPMAMVLARSSGRLISALRPLILLPLVLPPVVGGIALLYAFGRLGLLGHYLEAAGIRIAFTTTAVVLAQTFVSLPFLVIALEGAARTAGPDYDVVAATLGARPATVWWRVTLPLLAPGLISGAVLAFARALGEFGATLTFAGSRQGVTRTLPLEIYLQRESDPDAAVALSILLVAVAAVVVLGLGARRLAGWNAPVSGG
- a CDS encoding SDR family oxidoreductase, with amino-acid sequence MAMDVLVTGGDTELGRVVAEGFRDAGHKVVISGARRDDLEVAAKELDVDAVVCDTTDPSSLAEVRTQFPHHLDTIVHVPAPRWIGGDPRTYTMADTASAWRSTLDATVLSAVLLVQNIGDHLRSGGAIVTVVPDNPRDGSAEAAVKGALSNWTAGQADYFGTRGITINTVATGRSAEPTYDGLSSTPPSVSAEIARLALFLTSPSARHITGQTLHVGRGALANFG
- a CDS encoding LLM class F420-dependent oxidoreductase; its protein translation is MTIRLGFQIPNFSYGTGVAELFPTVIAQAQEAEAAGFDSVFVMDHFYQLPMLGSPDQPMLEAYTALGALATATERVQLGTLVTGNTYRNPTLLAKTITTLDVISQGRAILGIGTGWFELEHDQLGYEFGTFTDRFNKLEEALSIIVPMTEGQRPTVEGKYYRAKDALANPRFRDHIPLMIGGSGEKKTFSLAARHFDHLNIIAGFPELPGKVSVLAQRCEEVDRDPATLETSVLVSVVAGDNLSDDIVPAEMKGRMVVGTPEHVAEQIKTNVIDVGIDGVIINMPGYVPGAITKVGEALRPVVGY